TGCTCTCAAAACGTTTTAATGTGTGCCTATATTATCGTTTCTTGTCTTATTATTTAACCTTTCTTATTGGTTCGTTTTGAATTATAGGTAGACAGTTTGGTCATCTGGGTAATCCTTTTTCTTATTGAACTTCCCCTTGATAGATACGTACTCTGTGTTTTTGTTGGTCTATCTATTGAGACAGTTTCAATTTCTAGTAGTAGAGCTAAACAATCAAACAAAGTTATTAAGTTAAAATTGGTAGTTGCGTTCTGGTTTTGCATTCTCAACTGCTTCAGTAACTGCAGAGGCCCTTTTTTTTTTGCATGCTCAggagttttcttttcttttattaattatttcttgTCTCAGAGGATTATCAAGCTTGGGTATCATTTAAACCAGAAAGAAAGAGTGTATATGTTGTTGCCTTTTCTTGTTTTTTGTGTATCCTTGGCTCTGCTTTCACTATGAATAATTCTGAGGCAGCCGCTGATCAGAAAGCAGCAGCTGAAGTTACTAAAGGGAGAAATGGAATTGATCAAATTGTGCTTCGTAATTCTCGAGGAGCTTCAGCTCGGGTCAGAAATCATTTCCCACCTCCTGGTTCTTTTAACATCCTAATTTATGTGTTTTCATGTTCATGCAGGTGAGCTTGTATGGAGGACAGGTTCTCTCATGGAAGACTGATCAGGGAGAAGAATTGCTATTCACTAGTAGCAAGGTAATATTATGCAATTAAACTGgagttctttttcttctcttcatTCTCTAAAGTCTAAAACTTTAGATTATGCTGATAATCAACAGGCAATTTTCAGGCCACCAAACCCGGTGAGAGGAGGAATTCTCATTTGCTTTCCCCAGGTACTTTGGAGCTTATATATGTTTATCAGCAATATATTTGCCCAATGCCAGTCTTGGAAATCTCTGGCTAATAGATTTCCTTAATATGGTGTTAAAAAGTTTGGAAATAGTGGAACACTGGAGCAACACGGGTTTGCAAGAAAGAAAACTTGGGTAATTGATGATGATCCACCACCACTGAATCCCAATGATTCCAGTGCTAAAGCCTATGTTGACTTGCTACTTAGACCATCTGAAGAAGATCTAAAGATCTGGCCACACAGGTTTGATCTTTAATAATTACTTACTTCTGATAATCAAAATTGGACTGTGAATGGTTAATTAACACTATTACTAATGGTTGGCCTGCACGTTTCAGTTTCGAGTTTCGTCTCAGGGTGTGTTTGTCAGCAGATGGAAATCTAACCTTGGTGTCTCGCATCAGGAATATTAACTGCAAGCCATTTAGTTTCTGCATCGCTTACCACACATATTTTGCAATCTCAGACATCAGGTTTGAAGGATTTCTCTGTTTCTCTTACGTTAATAATAGAATTGGACTTCCTTACAAGCAATCTCATGTGGAATTTGGTACCTGACAATTTTCTTGCTTACAGTGAAGTAAGGATTGAAGGGTTGGAAACGCTTGACTATCTTGACAATCTTTGCCAAAAGGAACGCTTCACAGAACAAGGACATAGCTTGACATTTGAATCTGAGGTAGTAAACAGATGTTCTGTTTTTTACTTACTGGAATTTTCCTGCCCCTGAATTATGGGattaaatttttctaatttgCAGGTGGATAGAGTTTATCTCAGTTCCTCAGATGCTGTTGCTGTTTTTGATCATAAGAGAAAGCGCACATTTCTCGTAACAAAAGGAGGACTTCCAGACGTTGGTAGGCCTTTTTTTTGCtttccctctttttttttttttctcttcaacCTTTGAAATCTGCATTAAAGTAGTGGATGTAAGTAGTGGTCTGGAATCCATGGGAGAAGAAATCAAAGTCCATGGTGGATTTTGGAGATGAAGAGTACAAGCAGATGCTGTGTGTTGATGGGTCAGCAATAGAGAAGCAAATCACATTGAAGCCAGGAGAGGAATGGACAGGCAGGTTAGAACTCTCTGTTGTCCCTTCCAGTTGATGAAAACTACAGTACCCTGAAGGCATCGATCACTAAATAACCCAAATAAACGCTGCTTTTTGGTGGCTACTGCCATTGTTCAATCTGTATTTGTAATGGAAAGATGGATTCTGATTTATGTGCAAACTCACTTGAGTCATAGCCTGTACGAGCCCGTGGGTTACGAGCCCAAGAATCCTCTAAGGCTCAGTTCTCCAGACTTGGTGGTTGGGGCTGTGGCCTAGCCAAGAGAGAATCCATGCCAAATCAAGATAAGATATTGACCTAAAGCCCAATAGTTTTAATGGGTTTTAAGTGTAAGAAATTGAGCTAAAGCGGATACATTTGCATTTGGATAAATGGACAATGCACAAGAAAATGTCATCATATGTTGGCTATAAAAAAGACTTAGTACTTGCAAAACAAGGCCCACTTCAAAATTCATGGTCTGAAACAGATCAGACCAAATTCCACCCATTACCCAAATGCCCAATAATATGTATCATTTCACCTCTAACTAATGTCTTCTtgttattattatcttataaggAGCCTGcagtattcaatttaaattaaaataattaattaaactaaataaatttaaattttagtttaattttattttttattaaaatataattttaattttaaaaaatttcaattattttaattttaattaaaattttttaataaaattaaactgaattgaatcaaataattattttaaataattttatgtgaaTGGATATGTGAacctgaattttttttattagttttcaatttatttattttttcatattatctaATGATTactgttattaaaaaattaaaattaaaacatttcaattgaattttaaaacactgaaataaaagttatattcaattaatcgaattaaattaaattcaaattaatatgaggtttgatttttgaaattcaaattttaatttattcacttttagttcaattttaaattgaattaactaTATGCTAAGGTTTCATGTTTAATACTGCACAAAAAATGcaacttaaaattatattttttttaataaaatataaatttataataaacttCAATTATATCAGAAGCTTTGCTTTATAGTAATAGATAAtacctatatttttttatactttttcagAGTACAAAATAGATAATGTAATTATGCAACCAACAACGTTATACTTAAGACAAGGAAAACTATAAAGCCACAGAAGATATAAACATTAATGCGATcacttatgaaaaaaattatttagatagtttattatataaaaaaattatacatttatattttaaactcaTAGTAAtcgaattcaaataaaaattaatttaaaaaagtagATAATGTAATTATGCAATCAACAACCTTATATTTAAAGTAAGGAGAACTATAAAGCCATAGAAGATAGGAACACTAATGTGCAAattatcaaaactttgcaatcacttatttaaatataaaaaaattatttagatagttcattatataaaaaattatatatttatattttaaactcaTAATAAtcgaattcaaataaaaattaatctaaaaaaattaaaaaaaaaacgtgATTAGGCAAGAAAGGAGCTTTGAAGGCTCATAAACAAAGGAAATGCAGAGAGAACATCCCCCCAGCAGTTAAAGgtcaactttttattttttatatttttaaccgAGCTAAGGGTCAACTTGTAACGATGCGTTCCTGTATCAATAATCGAAATGtacattattaattaatttattattattatcgtaACTATTTatcaagtaataaaaaaataaaagaaaaagaaagaaagcatcAAAGCATTCGCGGGGTCCACACAGCACAATAGAAGAAGTGAAGAACCAATTGCGAGCAAAGAGAAGTATATAAAACCCGATTTCCCCTTTCACTGTAAGCTCTCTCCTCTTCATTTTCTGCTTTCTCAGATTCTAGTAATAATAATCAGGAGGATCTCTCAGGTTTACCCCGCTTGACTCTCCTTCCTTCTAtctctctgtttttttttcttttttttttttaaattttagtttcgGAAGCTAAGAGGATCTAGGGTTTGCGAATTCTGTAGGGATTTTTATCTTATCTGTTTGGCGATGGCATCCAAGCGGATCTTGAAGGAGCTCAAGGATCTCCAGAAGGATCCTCCTACCTCTTGCAGCGCAGGTATTTTCTGCTTCAATATGGAGATCTGCGCCTTTTTCtatgttcttttctttttttttttggttgatCTCGTTAATTTCATGATTCTACTGCGGTGTTCTGATAATTTTTGTGTTTGAATATGTAGGATTGAATATTTTCGGGTTTTAATGTTTCTCGTGGTGCGGGTATATTAATTAGAGAGTAGttttgcatgttaattaagtgTGAATGTTTGATTTTGCAGGATAGTTGTAGACTTATTTAAGTGCTGTGATTCACACATGAGTAGAAAGAAGTGAAGCTTTAGCTGTAGTTATTTGAGctttaattcaaataataagattcaaaatttcttttaagGATGAAAGTTTTATTTAGATAGTTGGATTATTAAGGGGCGTATTTGAAATATATTGGAAAGGTCGGATATATTTTGAGCATATAATCTCTAGACTGAGTCCTGATGAAATTCACTTAATATGGATGATTGGTGATGGTGAGGCCATTCTGTGAGGCTTGTCACTAAGAAGATAATAAGTAGGACACTATACTAATGATCTAAGATTAAAGTAATTTATTCAAACATTGTGTTATCTGAGATGACTAACTGACTGCTGCGCATAGTGCACTTCTTGTTTGAAAGGAAATCGACCAGTTGCAATACTGTGGGACTCTCTCTGGAAGTGAAAGCTTGTGCTTTGAGTTGACAGTCTAATACGGACACTCTTTTTCCTTCTAGGTTTTCAAGTTTGAAGTATGCTTGTTAATAGTTTATGAAA
This is a stretch of genomic DNA from Manihot esculenta cultivar AM560-2 chromosome 2, M.esculenta_v8, whole genome shotgun sequence. It encodes these proteins:
- the LOC110609946 gene encoding putative glucose-6-phosphate 1-epimerase isoform X2, coding for MNNSEAAADQKAAAEVTKGRNGIDQIVLRNSRGASARVSLYGGQVLSWKTDQGEELLFTSSKAIFRPPNPVRGGILICFPQFGNSGTLEQHGFARKKTWVIDDDPPPLNPNDSSAKAYVDLLLRPSEEDLKIWPHSFEFRLRVCLSADGNLTLVSRIRNINCKPFSFCIAYHTYFAISDISEVRIEGLETLDYLDNLCQKERFTEQGHSLTFESEVDRVYLSSSDAVAVFDHKRKRTFLVTKGGLPDVVVWNPWEKKSKSMVDFGDEEYKQMLCVDGSAIEKQITLKPGEEWTGRLELSVVPSS
- the LOC110609946 gene encoding putative glucose-6-phosphate 1-epimerase isoform X3, with amino-acid sequence MELIKLCFVSLYGGQVLSWKTDQGEELLFTSSKAIFRPPNPVRGGILICFPQFGNSGTLEQHGFARKKTWVIDDDPPPLNPNDSSAKAYVDLLLRPSEEDLKIWPHSFEFRLRVCLSADGNLTLVSRIRNINCKPFSFCIAYHTYFAISDISEVRIEGLETLDYLDNLCQKERFTEQGHSLTFESEVDRVYLSSSDAVAVFDHKRKRTFLVTKGGLPDVVVWNPWEKKSKSMVDFGDEEYKQMLCVDGSAIEKQITLKPGEEWTGRLELSVVPSS
- the LOC110609946 gene encoding putative glucose-6-phosphate 1-epimerase isoform X1, which gives rise to MEDRFSHGRLIREKNCYSLVARPPNPVRGGILICFPQFGNSGTLEQHGFARKKTWVIDDDPPPLNPNDSSAKAYVDLLLRPSEEDLKIWPHSFEFRLRVCLSADGNLTLVSRIRNINCKPFSFCIAYHTYFAISDISEVRIEGLETLDYLDNLCQKERFTEQGHSLTFESEVDRVYLSSSDAVAVFDHKRKRTFLVTKGGLPDVVVWNPWEKKSKSMVDFGDEEYKQMLCVDGSAIEKQITLKPGEEWTGRLELSVVPSS